The Pyxidicoccus sp. MSG2 DNA segment GCGCGCATCTCCCGCGAGGGCAACGGCGTGCTCGTGTACCTGCCCGGCATGCACGGTGACGACTTCGGCATCCACCACAAGCGCAACACCGACGGCAGCAGCGGCCCGACGCGCGGCCCGCAGGACTCGCGAGATTTGGGCATGGGCTGCCAGATCCTCAACGACCTGGGCGTGCGCTCGCTCCAGGTGATGACCAACACGGACATCACCTACCGCGGCCTCGCGGGCTTCGGCCTCACCATCGACAAGCGCGTGCCGCTGCTCGCGGACTGACGCGCACCGGGGCCCGGCTCCTGGGCCCCGGACGTACTGCGCGCCTGGAAGGCGCCAGCGGCTGGGGCTGCCTCCGAGCTTGGGCCCTGAATCAGCCCAGGTCGGCCAGCGCGCCCCGCACGGCATCCAGATTCGCCGGCAGCTCCACCGGAGGATTCGCGTAGCGGCTCGTCACGTCCGCGAGCGCACTCCGGTGGTAGCCCACCTTGAAGTCCGCGAACTTCAGCCCGTGCGCGGTGGCCACCACCGCCACGCGCGAGTCCTTCGCGATGACCCCCTGGGCCACCAGCTTCTCCACCGCCGCCAGCGCCACGCCCGTCTGCGGACACGTGAAGGTGCCCTCGCGGTCCGCCCGGGCCGCGGCGTTGGACAGCTCGGACTCCGTGGCTTCCTCCACCACGCCGTCAAAGGCCTTGAGGACTCGCACCGCGCGCTTGAAGGACACCGGGTTGCCAATCTGGATGGCGGACGCCAGCGTCTTCTCCGCCTGCATCGGCACCAGTTCCTTGAAGCCGCCGCGGAAGGAGCGGGCCAGCGGGTTGGCCCGCTGAGCCTGCGCCACGGCGATGCGCGGCCGCTTCGTGATGAGCCCCAGCTCCAGCATCAGCTCGAAGCCCTTGCCCAGCGCGCTGGCGTTGCCCAGGTTGCCTCCGGGAATCACCACCCAGTCGGGCGGCTCCCAGCCCAGGTCCTGACACAGCTCCACGGCGACCATCTTCTGGCCCTCGATGCGCAGCGAGTTCATCGAGTTGGCCAGGTACAGCCCCGTGTCCGCCGTCACCGCCTGCACCAGCTTCATGCAGCCGTCGAAGTCCGTGTCCAGCGACAGCACGCGCGCGCCATTGGCAATCGGCTGCACGAGTTGCGCGAGCGACACCTTGTCGCGCGGAAGGAAGACCACCGCGGGAATCCCGGCCGCCGCGCAGTAGGCGGACAGCGCCGCGGACGTGTCCCCCGTGGACGCGCATGCCACCGCGCGCAGCGGCACGCCCCGGGCACGCATGTGCTTCACGGCGGAGACCAGGACCGTCATGCCCCAGTCCTTGAAGCTCCCCGTCGGGGAAACGCCGCACTCCTTCAAGTCCAGCGCCGCCAGCCCCAGCTCCGAGGCCATGCGCGGCAGCGGCTTGAGCGGCACGCGCCCCTCGCCCAGGGACACGATGTCCTCGTCGGGAAGCCCCGGAATGGCCCACTCGCGCTTGCCCCATACGCCCGAGGCCTCCGGCAGCCGCGCGGAGCCGAAGCGCGACTCGAAGCGCCGCTTCCACATCACCCCGGGCACGGCGCGCAGGGCCGCCAGGTCGTGCGACACCTCCAGCAGGCCGCCACAGCGCGGGCACCGGTACACCACGTCCAGCAGCGAGGCGCGGAAGTCACAGCCCTCACTGCACGCGTACTCGGCCCGGAACTTCGGATCAGGGACGATCATGCTTCCACTCTAGATCGCGTCCCACACTCCGAGCAGATCTTCCCGTGCCGCACCGGGGTGTGGCACGTCGAGCAGGCGGCCCAGCCTTCCTCCTCCACGCCCGAGCCCTTCGCGCCCGCCACGGCGGTGGCCG contains these protein-coding regions:
- the thrC gene encoding threonine synthase codes for the protein MIVPDPKFRAEYACSEGCDFRASLLDVVYRCPRCGGLLEVSHDLAALRAVPGVMWKRRFESRFGSARLPEASGVWGKREWAIPGLPDEDIVSLGEGRVPLKPLPRMASELGLAALDLKECGVSPTGSFKDWGMTVLVSAVKHMRARGVPLRAVACASTGDTSAALSAYCAAAGIPAVVFLPRDKVSLAQLVQPIANGARVLSLDTDFDGCMKLVQAVTADTGLYLANSMNSLRIEGQKMVAVELCQDLGWEPPDWVVIPGGNLGNASALGKGFELMLELGLITKRPRIAVAQAQRANPLARSFRGGFKELVPMQAEKTLASAIQIGNPVSFKRAVRVLKAFDGVVEEATESELSNAAARADREGTFTCPQTGVALAAVEKLVAQGVIAKDSRVAVVATAHGLKFADFKVGYHRSALADVTSRYANPPVELPANLDAVRGALADLG